A window of Cellulomonas wangleii genomic DNA:
GCCAGCGCGATCCCGCTGTCGCTGCCGCCGTTCACCGTCGTCGGTGCCACGACCCGGGCGGGACTGCTGCCGGCGCCGCTGCGCGACCGGTTCGGGTTCACCGGCCACCTCGACTTCTACGCCGACGACGAGCTCGAGCGTGTGCTCGTGCGGTCCGCCGGGCTGCTGGGCGTGCCGCTCGACGCCGAGGCCGCGGCCGAGATCGCGTCGCGCTCGCGCGGCACGCCGCGCATCGCGAACCGGCTGCTGCGCCGGGTGCGCGACTGGGCACAGGTGCGCGGTGACGGCCACCTGTCGCTGGACGCCGCCCGGTCGGCGCTGGCGGTCTACGAGGTCGACGAGCGCGGGCTGGACCGGCTGGACCGTGCTGTCCTCGACGCGCTGTGCCGCCGGTTCGGTGGCGGCCCCGTCGGCCTGACGACGCTCGCGGTGGCGGTCGGCGAGGAGCCCGAGACGGTCGAGACGGTGGCCGAGCCCTTCCTCGTGCGGGAGGGCCTGGTGGGGCGCACGCCGCGCGGCCGCGTCGCCCTGCCACCGGCGTGGGAGCACCTCGGGCTGGCGGTCCCCGTGGCCTCGGACACGCTCTTCGGCTGAGCGCGCGGCGCCCTTCGGGCACCGGGTGGGAACGTCGCAGGACCCTGGGACGTTGGAGCGGCGGGCCGCGGCGCCTAGACTGCGGCGGACGTCTGACACGAATGCGGAGAACCACCACCCCATGGACTACTCGTTCCTCATCATCATGCTGCTCGCGTTCGCCGCGCTGTGGTTCATGTCGAGCCGCACGCGCAAGCAGCAGCGCGAGGCCGCCGAGCTGCGGAACAACCTGGAGGTGGGGGACGAGGTCATGACCGCCTCCGGGCTCTTCGGGACCGTCACGGCCATCGACGGCGACGTCGTCACGCTCGAGTCCACGCCCGGCACGCAGACGCGTTGGCTGCGCGCCGCGATCGGGCGCCGCACCGAGGCCGTCGTGGGTGAGCAGCCGTCCGAGACCGAGGACCCCGCCGTCCAGGACGAGCCCGTGGTGGACGTGCCCGACGACCTGTCCTCCCTGCCGCCCGAGCCCCCGACGACGCCGGACGACCGTCGCGACGACAAGTGACCCACCGGCCCGGGCGATGACGCCCGGGCCCCGACCCCACCGGCCGGTCCTCCCGGGCGGTGCGCGCACGAGAGAAGAACTCCGTTGGCCCCTCCTCCCCGCCGCCGTGAACGGCCGGTCCGTACGCTCGTCATGCTCGGGCTGCTGGTCGTCGCGCTGTTCGCGTCGATCCTCGCCGGCACCCGCTGGAGCGACGCGTCCCTGACGCCGAACCTCGCGCTCGACCTCGAGGGCGGGACGCAGATCATTCTCGAGCCCGTGCCCGAGGCCAAGGGCGACGTCACCTCCGAGACGATCAACCAGGCGATCGCGGTCATCCGCCAGCGCGTCGACGCCTCCGGCGTCGCCGAGGCGGAGATCACCAGCCAGGGTGGCGACAAGATCGTCGTCGCGCTGCCGGGCCGTCCCGACAAGGAGACCCTCGACCTGGTCCGCACCTCGGCGCAGATGGAGTTCCGTCCGGTCCTCGTCATGGGGGCCCCTGCGGCGACGCCGCAGGACCCCGCGGCGTCCCCGGCGGCCGACCAGCCGACCAAGGAGTCCCCGGACGGGCCGAGCGACATCGCGTACTACGTGACGCCCGAGGTGCAGCAGGAGTTCGACGCCCTCGACTGCACGCTGCCCGAGAACCGGGCCGGTGGCGCCCCCGGCGACCCCGACACCGCGTTCGTCGCGTGCGACCAGGAGGGCCTGGCCAAGTACATCCTCGGCCCGGTCGAGATCCCCGGTGCGGACATCAAGAGCGCGACGTCCGGCATGGGGACGACCTCCACGGGTGCCTCCACGGGCCAGTGGGTCGTCAACCTGGAGTTCA
This region includes:
- the ruvB gene encoding Holliday junction branch migration DNA helicase RuvB; its protein translation is MVRPAADEPERAAEAALRPRRLEEFVGQRVVRDQLSLVLEAAMARGRAPDHVLLSGPPGLGKTTLAMIIAAELGASLRVTSGPAIQHAGDLAAVLSSLDEGEVLFIDEIHRLARPAEELLYVAMEDFRVDVVVGKGAGASAIPLSLPPFTVVGATTRAGLLPAPLRDRFGFTGHLDFYADDELERVLVRSAGLLGVPLDAEAAAEIASRSRGTPRIANRLLRRVRDWAQVRGDGHLSLDAARSALAVYEVDERGLDRLDRAVLDALCRRFGGGPVGLTTLAVAVGEEPETVETVAEPFLVREGLVGRTPRGRVALPPAWEHLGLAVPVASDTLFG
- the yajC gene encoding preprotein translocase subunit YajC codes for the protein MDYSFLIIMLLAFAALWFMSSRTRKQQREAAELRNNLEVGDEVMTASGLFGTVTAIDGDVVTLESTPGTQTRWLRAAIGRRTEAVVGEQPSETEDPAVQDEPVVDVPDDLSSLPPEPPTTPDDRRDDK